The DNA sequence ccggccaatctatcaagcatttgatctaagaagggaagtggaaaatgatcctttcttgtaactttgttgagcttgtgatagtccatacacactctccaaccggtcagcgttcttgtaggaatcaactcattcttgtcattggtgaccaccatcaTGCCCTCTTCTTTGGCATACATTGAaccagagaagtccacgaactatcggagatggggtagacaaccccgacatccaaccatttgataatctcctttttgacaacttcttgcatagcctcattgagtctcctttgatgttcaatagatggtttggcgtcttcctccaagttgatcttatgcataCAAAAGGCGGGGATTATTTCCCAAATATCCGCCAAtatccacccaatagccttcttcctcttttgtagcaccgccaatgaagaatctacctgcatgttagtcaGACAAGAGGAAGGAATAACCGGTAGAGTAGATCAAGGGCCAAGAAATCCATACCGAAgttgtggaggcaatggcttcaactccaaggtaggagggtcttcaatggaaggctttgtaagaggagttgtcctattttcaagatccaaagataatttttggggtgcataattgtacgaccccattccttgcaaagagttcacatattccatgaagACATCCatatcgtcatcatcaaagttgagcaagatggCCTCCAATATATCACCAATATTACTCATAGCACTtgtttcatcaacaataacatcagtCACCAAttccacaaaagagcacacctcattgctatttggttgtcgCATGGACTTTTACACATGGAAtgccactttttcatcaccaatccaaaaagtgagttctccggcttcaaaatcacaaagagccttcctcgtagcaaggaaaggtcttccaagaataatcagtACCTCATAATTAACTTcataatctagaatgacaaaatccaccggaagaatgaatttatcaacacgaaccaagacattttcaatcactcccaaaggtatCTTCATAGTACGAtaggccatttgcaatctcataaaggtgggtcttggttgcccaatttccaagatcttgaaaaccgaatagggcatcaaattgatactcgccccaagatcacaaagagctttagcaaattcggcacttccaattgtacaaggaatcatgaAAGCACCAGGATCCTttaacttaggagccattgagtgcacaattgcactcacttgatgagtgactttgatagtttcaaaattcattgaccgcttctttatcacgagatccttcataaactttgcataaccgggcatttgctccaaagcttAAACTAATAGCATATTGATTGAGAGACtattcatcatttgaatgaacttcttgaattgattcttaccatttttcttggcaagtctttgagggtatggaggtggaggcttaggaaatggtgccttagccttttgcactatcggctccggtatgtcaataatgtgatccctagacgagTTCACCTcatcttgagtctcttccacactttCATCAATACCAATttgaacttcatcatttgattgcaccacattgttcaggacctcttcttcttgtaccacttgctcttCGTTCACAAGTTGATTTTGACttaaggtgggtgcattcccacatctttcacttcttgtagtaatggaCATGACATGCCCGGTGTTGTTTCCACACTTTGGGCttactaccgtgtcacttggtagtgcccttttaggacgagaatttagagcttgagagatttgctaCATTTAAAATTCTAAGTTgcagatcgatgtgttgtgtgaggcaagttgggcatccaaaTAGGCATTCTTTtctatcatttgtttgaacatgttctcaatacgccacatctcattgtttgaagaacttggaccatgggaaggataaggaggtgggttgctcaattgttgatacatcgggggcctttgaaaacctgacccccgatttccttgattatttttccatccgccttgattgttacccccccccAATTTCCTTCGTTACTGCCActtcaatttccttgattattgttgttaggccaattcccttgattgttgccaccactctaattttcttggttgttagaattctaattgccttgattgttttgaggtcgccattgttgttggtttgggccttggaagttgtttcgttgcctttggaagttgttcacatattgcacctcctcttcttgttcattgtaagaattatcttgatcaaaaccactattttcttgcacataattctccacttgatgttgcacttgtggacccttggtccttcttttgttcaccatcatgttcactccctccatggcattgacttgcttagtaTTTTGCACCAGTTGAAGTTTAGCCTTTGCTAATTGATTCATGCTAgtagtcaattcggcaatggcttgcccatggtcatgcaactcctTCTGAAAGTAGATCACGTTCGGATCACCTTATGGAACATTAGCTCGGGATTGCCACGTCGATGATGTTTCCGTCATTTCATCTAAAAAATTACACGCCTCTGCATAAGGCGTAggcatgaagttcccaccggtaagttgattcactacacattggttggttgtgttgatcctatgatagaaagtttgttgaatcatattctccatcatatcattgttgggacattccttaaccattgttctataatgttcccatatctcgtgtagtggttcatttggctcttgcttgaataCCAACATCTCATCTCTAAGTGTAgtcatgtgccccggagagaaaaacttagaaataaacttttccgccCACTCATCcgaagtgtgaatggaatggttcggcaaacgttacaaccaatctaaagctttccctcgTAGAGAGAAGGGGAAAAAGCCTTACCATCAATGAATCctcagagacatttgtttgtttgctcccacaacaagtgtccacaaaccccttcaaatatttgtatgcattttgacttggatCACCGGTGAAtaaacctcgttgctctagcaaagtgtgCATCAAATTGGTGATTTGAATGTTGCCCACCCTAATACGCGGAGGGtctattgcactagcatatccttcattgggtaacacccggtgtggagcgattcgtggtggaggtggaggtggagcggggacattgtcatgaggcactcggcctcttctattggcttgaggttcaagagtaACCTCATCAACTTGGTCATCCTCGATGTCTACATCCCCCAAAGGTAGATTTCCAAGCTCATTGTTCGCgatggttgtacctacgatttctcaaacaagttagtaacacggaaggaaatgaagatattccaaaaacacacccaaatatatagctaacatcaTTTTTAACTCcctggcaacggcgccaaaaattgatcacgtccaaaGCACACCTCGATAGAGATATgaaacggtcgtatgcaataataaacaCCCAGctaggagtcggggtcgaatccactaggagctaagatgggagttaggggtatatatatTCCAAATGAGCAATTGGagtatctagattgcacttccataACAAGGATTTTGTTTTCTATTTATAATGTTAATTTAATGATTGCAAagtaaagaaagaagactagagataattgaTTTTAAGATTTTTTCAAatggataaaaagcctagggctgtgaccatgacctaggtgtttgcctaatgggataaataCTTTAATGCTTATTTttttgattggggtgtattatagctctcaactctaaattacccactcaatacctctcactCAGAgaatggttttgcccaatttggctttctcaagaccaaatagtAATCACCCAAAATAATTGATAAGAGCTttagtcgggttattactatctctaggttgaaccctttattTGGGTTAATCTATCTCttaattgacccaatttcttagCTAAgctatcctagactaggtccctctttctcaagtagagactaagtcaaatatgcatgaattaatgtttgcacCCATTAATTCTagaattaaagcatgaactaagctaaataatcagcactcaatcataaacaagcactaaattagatacccataaggtttacacactacagttgggtcacaatcctagtaaaagtctagctactcataatagggtttgaagaaaataaggaagaaaaactaattaaactcataatggaagcttaAAATAATTAAACCTAATCTAAATACACCAAAgtaatgtaaaacttcctaaagttaTAAAGGAAAACGACTACAGCAGCTTCAGAGGTTCAAAACTtcacctaattttgtgaaactcgtctatttatacaaggctaaaaatCTAGGACAAAagtgcccctcgggaggttctgcggccgcacaattccatgtgcggtccacagatttcttcatctggcaAGAAGTGGAGTTCCGCGGCCCCCATATTTCTGAATTGTAGCCGCGAAGCAATCTTTTGCGTCCGCACAAATCTGGGTTTGCGGCCGCAAGGcaaatcttctgcggccgcataattcttgtgcggtccgcaattcacagaggcttctggacttggtctttttgcatactctctcaTCTTCAACTCTTAGCCTAgttttgcggctgcacaatttaTGTGTCGTTCGTACTTTGCACAAAGTTCTGCTAAACTTCTCTCCTTGGTTtgtggccgcagatggaattctgcgatccgtaatttcttctgcggaccgcacatttgtgcttctgcgccctttattgccttgtgctttggAACAcccctttttgagtcggatttgaTCTTGGGAGACAAAACTTCCAGCATTATtgcaattttgcacaatttcattagttttgggaacacaattcaatttcttttggactaaaacataagctaaaaggcgctaataagcagtcaaaatccccacttgtCAGCCCTCGGCCGTAATTAAACATAGGTTATGTTCGActttgttcgaactaacacctaccggccctcggccataattaaacatAGGTTACGTTCGACCTTGTTCAAACTAACACCCCACCGACCCTCGACCATAATTAAACATAGGTTATTCttgaccttgttcgaactaacacctattgGCCATCAGCCATAATCAAACCTAGGTTTtaattcgacctcgttcgaattaacacctactcgtGTTTGGATATAATTAAACTCAGGATATGTTCGACCTTGTTTGAACTAAGTGATTACAGCTAGAAAATCAAGGCAACCAAGCGACAGAATTAAACAGCATGCATTTACACACCACAAGAAGAGAATCAGATGCAAATAACGAAGTTGGcatttcatacttagaatattttttacaaaggctcatGAAGACGCCAACAGCTACAAACAAAAATAAACAAATAGTCAAAAAAGAAAACTACTTGCCATCGCTATCACGGTCTGCGACATCTTTGCCG is a window from the Nicotiana tomentosiformis chromosome 10, ASM39032v3, whole genome shotgun sequence genome containing:
- the LOC138899666 gene encoding uncharacterized protein, which gives rise to MPGYAKFMKDLVIKKRSMNFETIKVTHQVSAIVHSMAPKLKDPGAFMIPCTIGSAEFAKALCDLGASINLMPYSVFKILEIGQPRPTFMRLQMAYRTMKIPLGVIENVLVRVDKFILPVDFVILDYEVNYEVLIILGRPFLATRKALCDFEAGELTFWIGDEKVAFHV